A part of Myxococcus landrumus genomic DNA contains:
- a CDS encoding nucleotidyl transferase AbiEii/AbiGii toxin family protein gives MSPDTLPLRSAIAVLRRLARSPDAASLVLRGGLMMRLWSGTVPRAVEDLDFLADFPFDVPRTLRLVEQVLSVDAEDGYAFGALRSEVIWEETDFPGVRLHVETRLPGGSAPFELRIDVGFGDEMVPPPIWLDYPSVDGAPAHVLAVRPESMFAWKVHGLFERGRGRFRPKDLFDVFLLVRFATLEASQLAPALRLAFDSRGDSLELMERLVSGTFGQSPWSLEKWARFRAPQPEGRPEHLADVVQAVSHSLRPVWQAARALPPVRP, from the coding sequence ATGAGCCCCGACACGCTTCCGCTCCGCTCGGCCATCGCGGTGTTGCGGAGGCTGGCTCGCTCGCCGGACGCAGCATCCCTGGTCCTTCGGGGCGGGCTGATGATGCGTCTGTGGAGCGGCACCGTGCCTCGCGCGGTCGAGGACCTCGACTTCCTCGCGGACTTCCCTTTCGACGTCCCACGGACCCTGCGCCTCGTGGAGCAGGTGTTGAGCGTGGACGCGGAGGACGGCTACGCCTTCGGCGCGCTGCGCTCCGAGGTCATCTGGGAGGAGACCGACTTCCCCGGCGTGCGCCTCCACGTCGAGACACGACTGCCCGGCGGTTCAGCTCCCTTCGAGCTGCGCATCGACGTGGGCTTCGGCGACGAGATGGTGCCTCCGCCCATCTGGCTCGACTATCCCTCGGTCGATGGCGCTCCAGCACACGTGCTCGCCGTCCGCCCTGAGTCGATGTTCGCGTGGAAGGTCCACGGACTCTTCGAGCGAGGAAGGGGCCGATTCCGCCCCAAGGACCTCTTCGACGTGTTCCTGCTCGTGCGGTTCGCGACACTCGAAGCATCGCAGCTCGCGCCCGCCTTGCGGCTCGCCTTCGACTCGCGAGGCGACTCCCTGGAGCTGATGGAGCGGCTCGTCTCCGGCACGTTCGGACAGAGCCCCTGGAGCCTGGAGAAGTGGGCGCGCTTCCGAGCACCGCAGCCGGAGGGACGCCCCGAGCACCTCGCCGACGTGGTTCAGGCCGTCAGCCACTCGCTCCGGCCGGTGTGGCAGGCCGCACGCGCCCTGCCTCCCGTGCGGCCCTGA
- a CDS encoding AI-2E family transporter, whose protein sequence is MADSRRWSNYGFAALFALVLMLFSRILLPFLMPVLLGGFLVVLFMPVQDYLCQKTRGRKALCAGLSTLSVFLLILAPLAVVGWLVAREVLHVVGRAQDLLEQLDVGHWLGATLPRGLSRFIRFDLESSHAERSLMAAVAGGASLLKDVVGAGTELAINMFLMMVAMYYFFLDGRRLVSEVTALIPLERRYLDAFAREFTDVAYAMVYGNTITALIQGAVGFVGLLISGVPHAGVWGAAMVLVALVPVGGTALVWGPIGLVLIAVGKVSEGVFLLAWGTLLVGSIDNVIRPRLCGSRMALHPLLVFLSMFGGLAVFGMMGLLVGPLIASLFMAMVRIYRRDFLGRGRLEGEPPMAVRLEPPRENAPPVVAASAPANA, encoded by the coding sequence GTGGCTGATTCGCGGCGGTGGTCGAACTATGGGTTCGCGGCGCTGTTTGCGCTCGTGCTGATGCTGTTCTCCAGGATTCTGTTGCCGTTCCTGATGCCTGTGTTGCTCGGCGGCTTCCTGGTGGTCCTCTTCATGCCGGTGCAGGACTACCTGTGCCAGAAGACGCGGGGCCGCAAGGCCTTGTGCGCCGGGCTGTCGACGCTCTCGGTGTTCCTGCTCATCCTCGCGCCGCTGGCCGTGGTGGGGTGGCTGGTGGCGCGCGAGGTGCTCCACGTCGTGGGGCGCGCGCAGGACCTGCTGGAGCAGCTCGACGTGGGGCACTGGCTGGGGGCCACGCTCCCGAGGGGCCTGAGCCGGTTCATCCGGTTCGACCTCGAGAGCAGCCACGCGGAGCGCTCGTTGATGGCGGCCGTGGCGGGAGGCGCGTCGCTCCTGAAGGACGTGGTGGGCGCGGGCACGGAGCTGGCCATCAACATGTTCCTGATGATGGTGGCCATGTATTACTTTTTCCTCGATGGCCGCCGGTTGGTGTCGGAGGTGACGGCGCTGATTCCGCTGGAGCGCCGCTATCTCGATGCCTTCGCGCGGGAGTTCACCGACGTCGCCTACGCCATGGTCTATGGCAACACCATCACCGCGCTCATCCAGGGCGCGGTGGGGTTCGTGGGGCTGCTCATCTCCGGGGTTCCGCACGCGGGAGTCTGGGGGGCGGCCATGGTGTTGGTGGCGCTGGTGCCGGTGGGGGGCACGGCCCTGGTCTGGGGGCCCATTGGCCTGGTGCTCATCGCGGTGGGGAAGGTGAGCGAGGGCGTCTTCCTCCTGGCCTGGGGAACCCTCCTCGTGGGGAGCATCGACAACGTCATCCGGCCCCGGTTGTGTGGCTCGCGCATGGCGCTGCATCCGCTGCTCGTCTTCCTCTCCATGTTCGGCGGGCTGGCGGTGTTCGGAATGATGGGTCTGTTGGTGGGCCCGCTCATCGCGTCCCTCTTCATGGCGATGGTGCGCATCTACCGGCGCGACTTCCTGGGGAGGGGCCGCTTGGAAGGGGAGCCGCCGATGGCGGTGAGGTTGGAGCCCCCCCGGGAGAATGCTCCCCCGGTGGTGGCCGCCTCGGCGCCCGCGAACGCATGA
- a CDS encoding aminopeptidase, translating to MARSKSKHRRVQMKIKQAWKKRAKKQKAEAKAGEAKKK from the coding sequence ATGGCCCGCAGCAAGAGCAAGCACCGCCGCGTGCAGATGAAGATCAAGCAGGCCTGGAAGAAGCGGGCCAAGAAGCAGAAGGCGGAGGCCAAGGCCGGCGAGGCCAAGAAGAAGTAA
- a CDS encoding DmpA family aminopeptidase encodes MVHIPEYNGPRVRARELGLPLGRFKPGKYNAITDVDGILVGHCTLIQGEGPLRPGHGPVRTGVTAILPNNGNIFMERMTGGGFVLNGAGEVSGMTQLMEWGLIETPILLTNTMAVGAVSDGVARHLVERYPGIGDEHDVIIPIVGECDDSWLNDISGRHVREEHVYEAIRNAATGPVAEGNVGGGTGMVTCDFKGGIGTASRKLPEVMGGYTLGVLVMSNFGKMHNLRVGGLPVGEVLAEKFKGAPKRGTTYGSIIAVVATDAPLLSHQINRLCKRVGLGIGRVGSYAAHGSGEIVVGFSTANIIPRRTQKMVYKLKLLLDQRLDPLYEAVMEATEEAILNAMCMATSMTGANGNHCPALPLDEVRNFVDACKPIFASVKKRPHQSSAPASREKPTDEDREGEVTVSTARPTQVRGAEGIPFPTRPVPEVEPGGEPGGEPGAEQASSTPLKGSSSGSPSGSDS; translated from the coding sequence ATGGTGCACATCCCCGAGTACAACGGACCGCGGGTTCGCGCCCGAGAGCTGGGACTTCCCCTGGGGCGCTTCAAGCCCGGGAAGTACAACGCCATCACCGACGTGGACGGCATCCTCGTGGGCCACTGCACCCTCATCCAGGGTGAAGGCCCCCTGAGGCCGGGCCACGGGCCGGTGCGCACGGGGGTGACGGCCATCCTGCCGAACAACGGCAACATCTTCATGGAGCGGATGACGGGCGGAGGCTTCGTGCTCAACGGCGCGGGCGAGGTCTCCGGCATGACGCAGCTCATGGAGTGGGGGCTCATCGAGACGCCCATCCTGCTGACGAACACCATGGCGGTGGGCGCGGTGTCGGACGGCGTGGCGCGGCACCTGGTGGAGCGCTACCCGGGCATCGGCGACGAGCACGACGTCATCATCCCCATCGTCGGCGAGTGCGACGACTCCTGGCTCAACGACATCTCCGGCCGGCACGTGCGCGAGGAGCACGTCTACGAGGCCATCCGCAACGCGGCCACGGGCCCGGTGGCGGAGGGCAACGTGGGCGGCGGCACCGGCATGGTGACGTGTGACTTCAAGGGCGGCATCGGCACCGCGTCGCGCAAGCTGCCGGAGGTGATGGGCGGCTACACCCTGGGCGTCCTGGTGATGTCCAACTTCGGGAAGATGCACAACCTGCGCGTCGGCGGCCTCCCGGTGGGGGAGGTGCTGGCGGAGAAGTTCAAGGGCGCCCCGAAGCGGGGCACGACCTACGGCTCCATCATCGCGGTGGTGGCCACGGACGCGCCGCTCTTGAGCCATCAAATCAACCGCTTGTGCAAGCGCGTGGGCCTGGGCATCGGCCGGGTGGGCAGCTACGCGGCGCACGGCTCGGGGGAAATCGTGGTGGGCTTCTCCACCGCGAACATCATCCCGCGTCGCACCCAGAAGATGGTCTACAAGCTGAAGCTCCTCCTGGACCAGCGGCTGGACCCCCTCTACGAGGCGGTGATGGAGGCCACCGAGGAGGCCATCCTCAACGCCATGTGCATGGCCACCTCCATGACGGGCGCCAACGGCAACCACTGCCCGGCGCTCCCCCTGGACGAGGTCCGCAACTTCGTGGACGCCTGCAAGCCCATCTTCGCCTCGGTGAAGAAGCGCCCTCACCAGAGCAGCGCCCCGGCCTCCCGGGAGAAGCCCACGGACGAGGACCGGGAGGGGGAAGTCACGGTGTCCACCGCCCGACCCACCCAGGTCCGGGGGGCGGAGGGGATTCCCTTCCCGACACGTCCCGTTCCCGAGGTGGAACCCGGGGGGGAGCCTGGGGGGGAGCCTGGGGCCGAGCAGGCCTCTTCGACACCTTTGAAGGGTTCCTCTTCCGGGAGCCCTTCGGGTTCTGATAGTTAA
- a CDS encoding D-alanine--D-alanine ligase family protein encodes MRIALTHNLRLSDSEEEAEFDTQETVNALAAAIERLGHRLERFEVSGPASRTVARLEAYSPDLIFNTAEGRRGRFREAFYPALFDELGFPYTGSDPYALAVTLDKQLTKLVLSKQGIRTPGWQYVEKLNELVAENLRFPVIVKPNFEGSSKGITQDSIAETLDEVRLKVASALEKYPSGVLVEEFIPGRDLTVPFLAAVDNDYDGVLTPVEYVVDPAVTAGRRYAIYDYELKTKKENAVSVLAPARIPARTAEDVRKMAQKIYKALDCRDLGRIDFRLSDAGVPYFLEINALPSLEPGAGIYASAELDGLHLDGVINSIIQSAARRYKIKDSARRQGKPARKTGPLRVGFTYNVKRVKPSAHGESVEDSEAEYDSPNTLQAIREAIASWGHEVIDLEATAELPTVLSSTPLDIVFNIAEGFKGRNRESQVPAMLELLDIPYTGSDPATLSIALDKALAKKIVRQAGILTPNFQLMATGKERLNKEFTSFPLIVKPVAEGSSKGVVTKSVCHSEAELREVVREIASKYQQPALIEEYIGGREFTVGLLGERRPRVLPPMEIVFLDKGEKNPVYSFQHKLDWTDRIRYDAPAKLEPALLEKLRTAARSSFMALGCRDVARIDFRMDDKGRIYFIECNPLPGLTPGWSDLVLIAQGAGMDYRALIGEIMAPAIRRYKEREARRAATEHASTVIHKVASMDEPGGLTAPAPSPSAAPSASAHGNGANGNGNTSGGASSSEGAAPRIEAKA; translated from the coding sequence GTGCGCATCGCGCTGACCCACAATCTCAGGCTGTCTGATTCGGAAGAGGAAGCGGAGTTCGACACCCAGGAGACGGTCAACGCGCTGGCCGCGGCCATCGAGCGGCTGGGGCACCGGCTGGAGCGCTTCGAGGTGAGTGGTCCCGCCTCGCGCACCGTGGCGCGGCTGGAGGCCTACAGCCCGGACCTCATCTTCAACACGGCCGAGGGACGCCGGGGCCGCTTCCGGGAGGCGTTCTATCCCGCGCTCTTCGACGAGCTGGGCTTCCCGTACACCGGCTCGGACCCGTATGCGTTGGCGGTGACGTTGGACAAGCAGCTCACCAAGCTGGTGTTGTCCAAGCAGGGCATCCGCACGCCGGGCTGGCAGTACGTGGAGAAGCTCAACGAGCTGGTCGCGGAGAACCTGCGCTTCCCCGTCATCGTGAAGCCCAACTTCGAGGGCTCCTCCAAGGGCATTACCCAGGACTCCATCGCGGAGACCTTGGATGAGGTGCGCCTCAAGGTGGCCTCCGCGCTGGAGAAGTACCCGTCGGGTGTCCTGGTGGAGGAGTTCATCCCGGGACGCGACCTGACGGTGCCCTTCCTGGCGGCGGTGGACAACGACTACGACGGCGTGCTCACGCCGGTGGAGTACGTAGTGGACCCCGCCGTCACCGCGGGCCGCCGGTATGCCATCTACGACTACGAGCTGAAGACGAAGAAGGAGAACGCCGTCTCGGTGCTCGCGCCCGCCCGGATTCCCGCCCGCACGGCGGAGGACGTCCGGAAGATGGCGCAGAAGATCTACAAGGCGCTCGACTGCCGCGATTTGGGCCGCATCGACTTCCGGCTCAGCGACGCGGGCGTGCCGTACTTCCTGGAGATCAACGCGCTGCCCAGCCTGGAGCCGGGGGCGGGCATCTACGCCTCCGCGGAGCTGGACGGACTGCACCTGGACGGGGTCATCAACTCCATCATCCAGAGCGCGGCGCGGCGCTACAAAATCAAGGACTCCGCGCGGCGGCAGGGCAAGCCCGCGCGCAAGACGGGGCCGCTGCGGGTGGGCTTCACGTACAACGTGAAGCGCGTGAAGCCCAGCGCGCATGGGGAGTCGGTGGAGGACAGCGAGGCGGAATACGACTCGCCCAACACGCTCCAGGCCATCCGCGAGGCGATTGCGTCCTGGGGCCACGAGGTCATCGACCTGGAGGCCACCGCGGAGCTGCCCACGGTGCTGTCCAGCACGCCGCTGGACATCGTCTTCAACATCGCCGAGGGCTTCAAGGGCCGCAACCGCGAGAGCCAGGTGCCCGCGATGCTGGAGCTCCTGGACATCCCGTACACGGGCAGCGACCCGGCCACGCTCTCGATTGCGTTGGACAAGGCGCTGGCGAAGAAGATTGTCCGCCAGGCGGGCATCCTCACGCCCAACTTCCAGCTCATGGCCACGGGCAAGGAGCGGCTCAACAAGGAGTTCACCTCCTTCCCGCTCATCGTGAAGCCGGTGGCGGAGGGCAGCTCCAAGGGCGTCGTCACCAAGAGCGTCTGCCACAGCGAGGCGGAGCTTCGCGAGGTGGTGCGCGAAATCGCCAGCAAGTACCAGCAGCCCGCGCTCATCGAGGAGTACATCGGCGGACGCGAGTTCACCGTGGGCCTGCTCGGGGAGCGCCGTCCTCGCGTGCTGCCGCCCATGGAGATTGTGTTCCTGGACAAGGGCGAGAAGAACCCGGTCTACAGCTTCCAGCACAAGCTCGATTGGACGGACCGCATCCGCTACGACGCGCCCGCCAAGCTGGAGCCCGCGCTGCTGGAGAAGCTGCGCACGGCCGCGCGCAGCTCGTTCATGGCGCTGGGGTGCCGCGACGTCGCGCGCATCGACTTCCGCATGGACGACAAGGGGCGCATCTACTTCATCGAGTGCAACCCGCTGCCGGGCCTCACGCCGGGCTGGAGCGACCTGGTGCTCATCGCCCAGGGCGCCGGCATGGACTACCGCGCGCTCATCGGCGAAATCATGGCGCCCGCCATCCGCCGCTACAAAGAGCGCGAGGCTCGCCGCGCCGCGACCGAGCACGCCTCCACCGTGATTCACAAGGTGGCCTCGATGGATGAGCCGGGGGGGCTGACCGCGCCCGCTCCGTCCCCCAGCGCGGCGCCCTCCGCGAGCGCTCACGGCAACGGCGCCAACGGCAATGGCAACACCAGCGGCGGAGCCTCGTCCTCCGAGGGCGCTGCTCCGCGCATCGAGGCCAAGGCCTGA
- a CDS encoding RDD family protein, translated as MAASRGGGRALRLVVHDSEPGSPYPKASLWLRLGARIVDVAVAWGLYVVCGAAGSVVALLFLLLADGMIQGQSVGKRIFGVKVMHLPTRSAARHRDSTLRNAPLALIVLLGMMPAPLGAVAAVAGLVVIGGIEAWRVVRDPLGWRLGDTWAQTQVVDGKVVAGATVAARDPVAHQRAPGRLMSAAKVRRGRSLKKRRGLPCASR; from the coding sequence ATGGCGGCCAGCCGAGGCGGTGGGCGCGCGCTGCGGCTGGTGGTTCACGACAGTGAGCCGGGCTCGCCGTATCCGAAGGCGTCCCTGTGGCTGCGGCTGGGCGCGCGCATCGTCGACGTGGCGGTGGCGTGGGGCCTGTACGTGGTGTGTGGCGCGGCGGGCTCGGTCGTCGCGCTCCTGTTCCTGCTGCTCGCGGACGGGATGATTCAGGGCCAGAGCGTGGGCAAGCGCATCTTCGGCGTGAAGGTGATGCACCTGCCCACGCGCTCGGCGGCGCGGCACCGTGACAGCACGCTTCGCAACGCGCCGCTGGCGCTCATCGTGCTGCTGGGAATGATGCCCGCGCCGCTGGGCGCGGTGGCGGCCGTCGCGGGGCTGGTGGTGATTGGCGGCATCGAGGCGTGGCGCGTGGTGAGAGATCCGCTTGGTTGGCGGCTTGGCGACACGTGGGCCCAGACGCAAGTGGTGGATGGGAAGGTTGTGGCCGGCGCAACCGTTGCAGCTCGCGACCCGGTGGCGCACCAGCGTGCGCCGGGGCGGCTCATGTCCGCGGCGAAAGTCCGTCGCGGTCGTTCGTTGAAGAAGAGAAGGGGGCTCCCGTGCGCATCGCGCTGA
- the hemB gene encoding porphobilinogen synthase encodes MAHPVHRPRRLRRSPVLREMVRETRLDPGDFIYPLFVVEGRDVRRPIASMPGIFNLSVEHAVAEARQAKALGVPSVILFGIPDHKDAQGTQAYARDGIVQRAIREIKAAEPDLQVIADVCLCEYTDHGHCGVLEEGHVVNDATLPLLAQMSVTCAQAGADIIAPSDMMDGRVGAIRRALDEVRLTDIPILSYAAKYASGYYGPFREAAQSTPKSGDRRGYQMDPGNVREALKEVALDVEEGADMLMVKPALAYLDVIRAVRERFDLPLAAYNVSGEYAMLKAAGQNGWIDYERVMLETLTGIKRAGADLIITYHALEAAKLL; translated from the coding sequence ATGGCCCATCCCGTCCACCGCCCCCGCCGCCTGCGCCGTTCTCCCGTCCTGCGAGAGATGGTGCGTGAAACGCGGCTCGACCCGGGGGACTTCATCTATCCCCTCTTCGTCGTGGAAGGCCGGGACGTGCGCCGTCCCATCGCCTCCATGCCGGGCATCTTCAACCTGTCGGTGGAGCACGCGGTGGCGGAGGCCCGCCAGGCCAAGGCCCTGGGGGTGCCCTCCGTCATCCTCTTCGGGATTCCCGACCACAAGGATGCCCAGGGCACGCAGGCCTACGCGCGCGATGGAATCGTCCAGCGCGCCATCCGCGAAATCAAGGCGGCCGAGCCGGACCTCCAGGTCATCGCCGACGTGTGTCTGTGCGAGTACACGGACCATGGCCACTGCGGCGTGCTGGAGGAGGGCCACGTCGTCAATGACGCCACGCTGCCCCTGCTCGCGCAGATGTCCGTCACGTGCGCGCAGGCGGGCGCGGACATCATCGCCCCGTCGGACATGATGGATGGGCGGGTGGGGGCCATCCGCCGCGCGCTCGACGAGGTGCGCCTGACGGACATCCCCATCCTCTCCTACGCGGCCAAGTACGCCTCCGGCTACTACGGCCCCTTCCGCGAGGCCGCCCAGAGCACCCCCAAGTCGGGCGACCGCCGGGGCTACCAGATGGACCCGGGCAACGTGCGGGAGGCGCTCAAGGAAGTGGCGCTGGACGTGGAGGAGGGGGCCGACATGCTCATGGTCAAGCCCGCGCTGGCCTACCTGGACGTCATCCGAGCGGTGCGCGAGCGCTTCGACCTGCCCCTGGCCGCCTACAACGTCTCCGGCGAGTACGCCATGCTCAAGGCCGCCGGACAGAATGGTTGGATTGACTACGAACGGGTGATGCTGGAGACGCTCACCGGCATCAAGCGGGCGGGGGCCGACCTCATCATCACCTACCACGCCCTGGAAGCCGCGAAGCTCCTGTAG
- a CDS encoding ABC transporter ATP-binding protein produces MNVTNSAPAIEVSNLRKTYRRAFRKTGNIALQGMDLVVPRGSAFGLIGPNGAGKTTFIKSILGIVQPTEGTVRVLGGSPEDARIRARIGYLPERLHLPGSWTPTAFLAMVGRLKSLPPDAAGDLRLLERVGLSDAVSRKIGGYSKGMRQRLGLAAALIGKPELLVLDEPTDGIDPMGRMEVRRILQEEVQRGTTLFLNSHLLAETERICDRVAILAQGRVVREGRVDDLVRGESRWIARFAPGANTEGLSGAGFVPARADGLYHVEAPDAAALNAALDRARASGALLVELRRDGMDLESVLLGTVGAEQARAGVAA; encoded by the coding sequence GTGAACGTGACAAACAGCGCGCCAGCCATCGAAGTCAGCAACCTGCGGAAGACGTATCGCCGCGCCTTCAGGAAGACCGGCAACATCGCCCTCCAGGGCATGGACCTGGTCGTTCCGAGAGGCAGCGCCTTTGGCCTCATCGGGCCCAACGGCGCCGGCAAGACGACCTTCATCAAGAGCATCCTGGGCATCGTCCAACCCACCGAGGGCACGGTGCGCGTGCTGGGAGGCTCTCCCGAGGACGCCCGAATCCGCGCGCGCATCGGCTACCTGCCGGAGCGACTGCACCTGCCCGGCTCGTGGACGCCCACCGCGTTCCTCGCCATGGTGGGCCGGCTCAAGAGCCTGCCTCCCGACGCCGCGGGCGACCTGCGGCTATTGGAGCGGGTGGGCCTCTCGGACGCCGTGTCGCGCAAGATTGGCGGCTACTCCAAGGGCATGCGTCAGCGGCTGGGATTGGCCGCGGCGCTCATCGGCAAGCCGGAGCTGCTGGTGCTGGATGAGCCCACGGACGGCATCGACCCGATGGGCCGCATGGAGGTGCGGCGCATCCTCCAGGAAGAGGTCCAGCGAGGCACGACGCTCTTCCTGAACTCGCACCTTCTGGCGGAGACGGAGCGCATCTGCGACCGCGTCGCCATCCTCGCGCAAGGGCGGGTGGTGCGAGAGGGCCGAGTGGACGACCTGGTGCGGGGTGAGTCGCGGTGGATTGCCCGCTTCGCGCCGGGAGCCAACACGGAGGGCCTGTCGGGTGCGGGCTTCGTGCCCGCCCGGGCGGATGGCTTGTACCACGTGGAGGCTCCGGACGCGGCGGCGCTCAACGCGGCGCTGGACCGGGCCCGGGCGTCGGGGGCGTTGCTGGTGGAGTTGCGGCGGGACGGAATGGACTTGGAGTCGGTGTTGCTGGGAACCGTGGGCGCCGAACAGGCGCGGGCAGGGGTGGCGGCATGA